One uncultured Methanobrevibacter sp. genomic window carries:
- the uvrB gene encoding excinuclease ABC subunit UvrB, with protein MKEFKLNSPYKPLGDQPKAINSLADGINEGIKEQTLLGVTGSGKTFTMANVIEKVQKPTLVISHNKTLAAQLYEEFKEFFPDNAVEYFVSYYDYYQPEAYVPRTDTFIDKEASINEDIDIMRHSATQSLLSRDDVIVVSSVSCIYGIGSPEDYGEFAFGIAVGDVYDRSEIIAKLIFMQYERNDIEFDRGQFRVRGDVIEINPVHGTPPIRIELFGDEIDAISLIDNVTGKKKESLKRYMIFPAKHFVVGQDKMDVALSKIRQELDDRLLELNSMGKLLEAQRLEQRTRFDIEMLQEMGYCPGVENYSMHLSGRKWGEKPYSLLKYFPDDFLTIIDESHVTVPQIRGMYNGDRARKETLVEHGFRLPSAKENRPLRFDEFESSVNQVIYVSATPGQYELAKSRNVVEQIIRPTGLVDPEVLIRPVTGQVEDLLKEVKLTAEKDERVLVTTLTKRMAEDLTDYYARIGVKVRYMHSEIDTLERIDIVDDLRRGKFDVLVGVNLLREGLDLPEVSLVAILDADKEGFLRNETSLIQTIGRAARNVNGRVIMYVDDMTDSVKNAYDITLKRRKLQMKYNEVHGITPKSTQRTLKEKLAEEDEKYKGIGADVSTMPKDELRLLIKDLEKDMKDAAARLDFERAADLRNKLYALKGFDK; from the coding sequence ATGAAGGAATTCAAATTAAATTCTCCCTATAAGCCATTGGGTGATCAACCAAAAGCAATTAATTCTTTAGCTGATGGAATAAATGAGGGAATAAAAGAACAGACTCTTTTGGGAGTGACAGGTTCAGGTAAGACATTTACAATGGCGAATGTTATTGAAAAGGTTCAAAAACCAACCCTTGTTATTTCACATAACAAAACTTTAGCAGCACAACTATATGAAGAATTTAAGGAATTCTTTCCGGATAATGCAGTAGAGTACTTTGTTAGTTATTATGATTATTACCAGCCGGAAGCATATGTTCCAAGAACAGATACATTCATTGATAAGGAAGCTTCAATAAATGAAGATATTGATATAATGAGGCACTCTGCAACTCAATCCCTTCTTTCAAGGGATGATGTGATTGTAGTAAGTAGTGTAAGTTGCATTTACGGTATCGGTTCTCCTGAAGATTATGGTGAATTTGCTTTTGGAATAGCTGTCGGTGATGTTTATGACAGGTCTGAAATAATAGCTAAACTTATTTTTATGCAGTATGAGCGAAATGACATTGAATTTGACAGAGGTCAATTCAGAGTTAGGGGAGATGTTATAGAAATTAATCCAGTTCATGGAACTCCACCTATAAGAATTGAGCTGTTTGGTGATGAAATCGATGCCATTAGCTTAATTGATAATGTTACAGGTAAAAAGAAGGAAAGCCTTAAAAGATACATGATTTTCCCTGCAAAGCACTTTGTAGTAGGGCAGGACAAAATGGATGTTGCACTTTCAAAAATCAGACAAGAATTAGATGACAGGCTTTTGGAATTAAACTCAATGGGAAAATTGCTTGAAGCTCAAAGATTGGAGCAGAGAACTCGTTTTGACATTGAAATGCTTCAGGAGATGGGGTACTGTCCGGGTGTAGAAAACTATTCCATGCACTTGTCCGGACGTAAATGGGGTGAAAAACCGTATTCTCTTTTAAAATATTTCCCTGATGATTTTTTAACAATCATTGATGAATCCCATGTTACTGTTCCTCAAATCAGGGGGATGTATAATGGTGACAGGGCACGTAAGGAAACTCTGGTCGAGCATGGTTTCAGATTACCTTCCGCTAAGGAAAACCGTCCATTGAGATTTGACGAGTTTGAATCATCAGTCAATCAGGTCATTTACGTATCGGCAACTCCTGGACAATACGAACTTGCAAAATCAAGAAATGTCGTAGAACAGATTATCAGACCGACAGGATTGGTTGATCCTGAAGTCTTGATAAGGCCGGTTACAGGCCAGGTAGAGGATTTGCTTAAGGAAGTTAAATTAACCGCCGAAAAGGATGAAAGGGTATTGGTTACCACATTAACAAAAAGAATGGCGGAAGATTTGACAGACTATTATGCAAGAATCGGTGTCAAGGTAAGATATATGCACTCTGAAATCGATACCTTGGAAAGGATTGACATTGTTGATGATTTGAGACGGGGTAAATTTGACGTACTGGTTGGCGTAAACCTTTTAAGAGAAGGTTTGGATCTTCCTGAAGTGTCATTGGTAGCTATTTTGGATGCAGATAAGGAAGGATTTTTGAGAAATGAGACTTCCTTGATACAGACCATTGGGCGTGCAGCAAGAAATGTAAATGGTCGTGTAATAATGTATGTGGATGATATGACCGATTCGGTTAAAAATGCATATGACATTACCCTTAAAAGACGCAAACTGCAGATGAAATATAATGAAGTTCATGGAATCACTCCAAAGTCCACTCAAAGAACTTTAAAAGAAAAACTTGCAGAAGAAGATGAAAAATACAAAGGCATTGGAGCAGATGTTAGTACAATGCCGAAAGACGAGCTTCGTTTGTTAATCAAGGATTTGGAAAAAGACATGAAGGATGCAGCTGCAAGACTGGACTTTGAAAGGGCTGCAGATTTAAGAAACAAACTTTATGCCTTAAAAGGGTTTGACAAATAA